A single window of Candidatus Microthrix subdominans DNA harbors:
- a CDS encoding ABC-F family ATP-binding cassette domain-containing protein — protein MSRQVLVDLVGVGASRPGRDLLSDVDLTVHRGDRVGIVGINGTGKSTLMGIISGRNRPETGTVRRSKDLVVAELTQRPDLGSGTVAEAIGGGWEAHAVADRLGMGALLDAPVASLSGGQLKRAALARALAVRSDLLLLDEPTNHLDLDAIAWLEERLAAYQGGLMLITHDRHVLDAVSTSVVELERGNAHRHEGGYSGYLAGKALRESRAAEAETVRRNLAKRELEWLRRGAPARTSKPKARIATAEAITQASAPKGERGGGLALHGDTPRLGDVVIELEGVGHRYGKRSGDDASDDDPTGAEANDAGAGGWLFENVELRLDPRERLGIVGPNGAGKTTLMSILAGRLEPTAGTRRQGHTAVTALLDQTGAQLNPAHRVWEAICGTDGQPDWRDKALMESFWFDTDAQWAPVGTLSGGEQRRLQLVLTLAKRPNVLFLDEPTNDLDLDTLRALEDFLDDWPGALVVVSHDRAFLERTVADVIVMDGQGFAGRRPGGFGAWEQERRLRRRRGHATSAVTDERSTDKPTADETGGSQGGTTKGPGRAPQPAPEDRRPSPNTLRFRMRELERSMNATRSKRQRLTDELHGIGDDHQRLAEAGARLAEVEADLETAEERWLELADDLESRGLTP, from the coding sequence GCTGATGGGCATCATCTCGGGCCGGAACCGACCCGAGACCGGCACCGTGCGACGCAGCAAGGACCTGGTGGTCGCCGAGCTCACCCAGCGCCCCGACCTGGGCTCGGGAACGGTGGCCGAGGCGATCGGTGGCGGCTGGGAGGCTCACGCTGTGGCCGACCGTCTGGGCATGGGGGCCCTGCTGGACGCGCCGGTCGCCAGCCTCTCCGGTGGCCAGCTGAAACGGGCGGCGCTCGCCCGGGCGCTGGCGGTGCGCTCCGATCTGTTGCTGCTCGACGAGCCGACCAACCATCTCGACCTCGACGCGATCGCCTGGCTGGAGGAACGGCTTGCCGCCTACCAGGGCGGGCTGATGTTGATCACCCACGACCGCCACGTGCTCGACGCCGTCAGCACCTCGGTCGTCGAGCTGGAACGCGGCAACGCCCATCGTCACGAGGGTGGTTACTCCGGTTACCTCGCGGGCAAGGCGCTGCGGGAGAGCCGGGCGGCCGAGGCCGAAACCGTCCGGCGCAACCTGGCCAAGCGCGAGCTGGAGTGGCTGCGACGCGGCGCCCCGGCGCGCACCTCCAAGCCCAAGGCGCGCATCGCCACCGCCGAGGCGATCACCCAGGCCTCGGCACCGAAGGGCGAGCGCGGCGGCGGCCTCGCCCTGCACGGTGACACCCCCCGCCTCGGCGACGTCGTGATCGAACTGGAAGGCGTCGGCCACCGCTACGGCAAGAGGAGCGGGGACGACGCCTCGGACGACGACCCGACCGGCGCCGAGGCGAACGACGCCGGGGCAGGGGGATGGCTGTTCGAGAACGTCGAGTTGCGCCTGGACCCTCGGGAACGGCTCGGCATCGTCGGGCCGAACGGCGCAGGCAAAACGACGCTGATGAGCATCCTGGCCGGGCGGCTCGAGCCCACCGCCGGCACCCGCCGCCAGGGCCACACAGCGGTCACGGCCTTGTTGGACCAGACCGGTGCCCAGCTCAACCCCGCCCACCGGGTCTGGGAGGCGATCTGTGGCACCGACGGGCAACCCGACTGGCGCGACAAGGCGCTGATGGAGTCGTTCTGGTTTGACACCGACGCCCAGTGGGCCCCGGTTGGCACGCTGTCCGGCGGCGAGCAACGACGCCTCCAGCTGGTGTTGACGCTGGCCAAGCGTCCCAACGTGTTGTTTCTCGATGAGCCGACCAACGACCTCGATCTGGACACACTTCGGGCCCTGGAGGACTTCCTCGACGACTGGCCCGGGGCGTTGGTGGTCGTCAGCCACGACCGGGCGTTCCTCGAGCGCACGGTGGCCGACGTGATCGTGATGGACGGCCAGGGCTTCGCTGGACGGCGCCCAGGCGGCTTCGGTGCCTGGGAACAGGAACGCCGGCTGCGCCGTCGTCGGGGGCACGCCACCTCCGCCGTCACCGACGAGCGCAGCACCGACAAGCCCACCGCCGACGAGACGGGTGGCAGCCAGGGTGGCACGACGAAAGGGCCCGGTCGGGCGCCGCAGCCGGCGCCCGAGGATCGGCGACCCAGCCCCAACACGCTTCGGTTCCGCATGCGGGAGCTCGAACGCTCGATGAACGCCACCCGCTCCAAGCGGCAGCGGCTGACCGACGAACTGCACGGGATCGGCGATGATCACCAGCGGCTCGCCGAGGCCGGCGCCCGCTTGGCCGAAGTGGAAGCCGACCTGGAAACGGCCGAGGAGCGCTGGCTGGA